The DNA sequence TCCGTTAATTAACCGATGACTCTCATTATCTGCACGATCAAAGTGTCTAATTGATCACGCCCCTTACAATCAGCATCACGTAATCTGCTGCTCCGATGTTCGCAGCATGAAAAAATCCCTCTCGTCAGCATACGGCTCAGCAACGTCACGGGACACACAGTGGAGAACgacacatttttaattaagtttcgaTCTGTTTCACCCCGGTTTCAGCTTTACACAAACACGCCACACTCAGCTCCGTAATGCCGTAGTGTTTTCACGAGCACAATTGCAATTCACAATATCGTTTTCTTCCGTTAATTCTCACTTTTCTGCGCTTATCCCACACATCGTCTTCTCTTTCACTCTTGCTGACCATGTTTTGCCCTTTATTTTTCACCATATGATATTTCCGTTATAATTcttgttattgtttcgttcgtttgttctgTTTATTTCCAGACGGCTTAATAGCAATCGCTTAAAATCAATCCCAGATAATTTTTTATCGAGTGCCGCTAATTTATTACGATTGTAAGTAGTAGTGTGATCTGTTGTAGCGTTCGTCTTTGTGTTTTCCGTTCGGTGATTCGGTTCCAGCTTCGCTTCATTGATTCATTTAAAAAGCATATGTTTCAGCGTTTGCTTTAGCGCATGGCCCTAAATTTGTTCTATTGCTTAGTGGGGAGCGAGCCCCTTCACGATATGCTGTCATTAAAGATTTATCAGCTGAGTTTTGCTGATGTGAATGGCTTTTTCGGTTTAGCTTTCGACGGGCACCCACTTCTGTTTAGTTTTGCATGATTTACGGTCCCCAGAGCCGGCTGTTTTGATAATTATCGTTTTTTCCGTACGACTTCCGCTTTGTTTTCTAAAACCTACAGCCTCAGCCGAGGTCATATTTAATATGTATTTCTCAAGTGACTTAAACAATTTTAGATTAAACTGTTTTTATTTGGATTGCATGCAACGATCCGCTTATAATGTTCTTACAAAACGATTCCAAACACACTTCATGTTACAACTTCATGTCATACATGTTACCCGTGCGCGAGTCAATGTCTTTTGATGGAATTGTTCAAACTAGCGGTGCTATAGTTGCAGGAAGTGGgagcaaaattatgaaaattacTTAAATTAAGTCTGCGCATGTTCCAGGGATCTGTCACACAATGCCCTCACCGCGGTACCGAAACGGGCGTTTAAGGGAGCTCCGGCTCTACGCAGCCTTCAACTGGACAACAATCAAATCACCTGCCTGGACGAAAGTGCCGTGAAAGGGCTGATAGAGCTGGAAATACTGTAAGTACTATTTACCTTCGGTGAcctggtggtgatgaaaattgcTTCCGATAATCCGCATACCACCCAGCCATAGTGCCGCATAGCCTGGGATTCTATGCTCACACTCCTTGTTTTTTGCCGCTTCGCTTTTGTTGCAGGACTCTGAACAATAACAACATCACCACACTGCCACGCGATATGTTTGGTGGAATGCCACGCCTACGGGCGTTGCGCCTTTCGGAAAATCCATTTGCGTGCGATTGTCATCTCTCCTGGTTGGCCCGATATCTGAAGAATGCGTCACGGTTGGCCCCGTACACGCGGTGCCACTCGCCCGGCCAACTGAAGGGCCAGAACGTGGCTGACCTGCACGAGCAAGAGTTTAAATGTTCCGGTAAGTATGAGTTAGACGGTCGCAGACCATTCTTTGGTTGCCTTCAGCAAGCACAggagtttttaattaacaacaaaaaccccATTCATAACACCATTACTTTAATTAATGATGCTTAATGACTGTTCGGAAACTCCAGAACTTTTGTCGGGTAGTCTCGATGAGGAACgggaaaattagaaaaaaccTCTCCGTGATTATATTCAAATCATACATTTTTCTGGCTCAATAAAGTTAACATTACCAGTTAACCATtaccaaaaatatgtttaaagcATCTATGTTTCACAAAAGCACACCACACAAAGAACTAActaacgaaacaaaattgaaataaattaaaaaatctaTTCAACGTAGACAGTGAGCCGATTCGAAAATAGAATAAACCTAGTTTCCAACTAAGTAACGATTCTTCTAATCTTAATTAAAGATCCCAAAATTGTTTCTTgagttaaattgaaaatttatgcaGTACCAGAAATTTCATCAATTCTTATGTTAATATGGTTTTCTATTATGCTTATAAAACTACTTATGTCAACTACTGTTGTTGACTTATGTTTGCTAAGAACATCTTACGAAGATAGTTGGTTAGTAcactttttttattaattttttttatcgtaatcacattttcatttagtttAATAGTTTACTTATAATACTCTTTAACTATTACTCAAACTAAAAGCTCCATTTATGTTAGGGTTCGTTATTGCATTTTTTGCGGTACTATGTTCCTTCCTCATTCATTAAGGCGTTGCTCATTGTTCCTAGTTTAATCAAATTTACAAGCGCATCACGTTCGTTCATACAACTCCATATCAGACGAGGCAGagagataatttatttccacccgCAATCTTAATTAAGTCGTACGATGTGATGCGCTCGTTCCAAACATGCTCTCGGCGCTGCTCAATTCGAACCGAACAAAACATGACGGCAGAAATGACCtgaaaaacgaattaaaaataCCGCGTGTGCCAGGTTTTGGCAATCAAATCTACCTCCGAAATGCAATTGTGCATCGCCCAAAATGCATCCAGGTTTGCTTTATGAAAAGCGGGTCAAATGCGATTGTGGAGCCCACCGTGACTTAAAAATGCGTCGCCCAATTTGATGATCCTTTGCGGGTGCACATCACCCATTGGGCTATCTGATCGTACGTGTGCTCATATTTCCGGTTGCAACTTCCGGGCGAACAATACGGCCTGCAACCATAAACAATCGCACCATGTAAGAACCGCGAGAATGTGGCCTGTGGAAAAGGATGTGTTTTAGCCAGGACCAAGCCGCGATGTTGCCGACCAATGGTTCCCTTGGCTCTGGACTCATTTACCGTTCCCGTAGAGCGTGCAGATAGCGGTCGTGGTCATCACAGGACACAGTTCCAACGTACGTGAGTTTCATGAATATGTAAATGTTAATTTATGTCACCAAAATCTCCCACAAATGCGCCCGACGCATTCCGATAACGCGCTCGGCCATTTCACATTTTCGCACCATCCCAGGAAGTGTGAAGAGATAAAATTCCCGGACGTGAGTAGCAAAGTAGCAACCACCGGTCGGTTTCAACGCTCGATTCAGCGAGTTTCTGAATCAATGAAATCAAATTACTGGAAAAATAGTCGCTCATCCACAGCTACCCCGGCTTTGCCAGCCTGTCTAGACTAGGCGTCCAGGCGTTGTGTGTTCCAACTTTTTCATTGCGTTATATTCAAAGGACACACCTATGCTGCGTTGCGTTTCGTCCGTCCTAAGTCTGGTTTTTTTAATGCAGAAGCAATTTATTCTCGACACTCTTATGCTCTGGTACATGCGCCAAATTAAAAGTGTAATAAAGCGTCATATGGACGCCCATTTTTGCCCATTTCATGCATGCAACAACACCTCCTCATCAGTAGCAACGCTAATATGTTGAGCGTTCTTTTTTATGAACTTTTTTTGCATATTCACTCCCTGCACAGGGGCACGACAGAATTAGCTTATTGCTTTTCTTCGTCCGTCAGCTGCAATAGGTGTAAATGGCGTGACGATaacaaacttttccaccagACGCCACCATGAAGTCATCACAATTAAAGAATTAATAAGTAAAGTGGGTAGTACTTGATAGAGTGACATTTTGATTGTTTAACATACAAATTATTGTATTTTAAAAAGTTTATTCCAAATTGATATAGGGTGCTACTATCAATTTTGAAATGTTAATTCTCGATTATGCTTTACGTTACGATTACGTTACGATTCTCAATCTCAATGATTATGCTTTACGATTATTATTTGTAACTCAAAATCCTGCTACCATCCCTTGAACGACCcaacataaattcaattttt is a window from the Anopheles bellator unplaced genomic scaffold, idAnoBellAS_SP24_06.2 scaffold00513_ctg1, whole genome shotgun sequence genome containing:
- the LOC131214314 gene encoding protein slit-like; this encodes RLNSNRLKSIPDNFLSSAANLLRLDLSHNALTAVPKRAFKGAPALRSLQLDNNQITCLDESAVKGLIELEILTLNNNNITTLPRDMFGGMPRLRALRLSENPFACDCHLSWLARYLKNASRLAPYTRCHSPGQLKGQNVADLHEQEFKCS